A stretch of Bradyrhizobium diazoefficiens DNA encodes these proteins:
- a CDS encoding LuxR family transcriptional regulator, producing MSAVDYGREALDFIEGLGAFGRVPDAMDALAMTFGRYGFEHIIVTGLPNPDQRFSQMVLAKKWPAEWFSLYTAKSYDRVDPVIRKCRHTVNPFEWSEAPYDADLEPGAVEVMRRAADFRMSRGFVVPIHGLTGYEAGVSLGGVHLDLNARSKPALHLIAMYGFDHIRRLLAPSPHPSARLTPREREVIAWASQGKSAWEIGEILNITQRTAEEHLATAARKLGAVNRTHAVAIAIRQRIINP from the coding sequence ATGTCCGCCGTGGATTATGGCCGGGAAGCGCTGGACTTCATCGAAGGGCTGGGAGCCTTTGGCAGGGTTCCGGATGCCATGGATGCGCTTGCGATGACGTTCGGCCGCTACGGCTTCGAGCATATCATCGTGACCGGCTTGCCGAATCCCGATCAGCGCTTTTCCCAGATGGTGCTGGCCAAGAAATGGCCCGCGGAGTGGTTCAGCCTCTATACCGCAAAGAGCTACGACCGCGTCGATCCCGTGATCCGGAAGTGCCGGCATACGGTCAACCCGTTCGAATGGTCGGAAGCGCCCTATGACGCCGACCTCGAGCCGGGTGCGGTGGAGGTGATGCGGCGCGCCGCCGATTTCCGCATGTCGCGCGGCTTCGTCGTGCCGATCCACGGCTTGACCGGCTACGAGGCCGGCGTCTCGCTCGGCGGCGTTCATCTCGATCTCAATGCCCGCAGCAAGCCGGCACTGCATCTGATCGCGATGTACGGCTTCGATCACATTCGCCGTCTGCTCGCGCCGTCGCCGCATCCGTCGGCGCGCCTGACCCCGCGCGAGCGCGAGGTGATCGCCTGGGCGTCGCAGGGCAAGTCCGCCTGGGAGATCGGCGAGATCCTGAACATCACGCAGCGCACCGCGGAAGAGCATCTTGCAACCGCTGCGCGCAAGCTCGGCGCCGTCAACCGGACGCATGCGGTCGCGATCGCGATCCGCCAAAGAATCATCAATCCCTGA
- a CDS encoding branched-chain amino acid ABC transporter permease gives MKPFTVSKAATALMLAGLVLLPLYSQLSGNIFILTLFTRVVILALAAASLNLMMGYGGMMSFGHAAYLGIGGYAVGMLAQEGVGSGFIQFPVALAASAIYGLVIGALSLRTRGVYFIMITLAFAQMAYYVASGLARYGGDDGLTIYKRSDFSGLINLSNRTQFYYLCLTCLLSVIFLIWRIANSRFGIVVQGLRSNEQRMQAIGFPAKRYQLVCFVISGMMCGLAGALLANNTDFISPAVMYWTRSGDLMVMVILGGMGTLFGPVMGAVVYLLLEEFLSQITEYWALIMGPLLLLVVLFGRGGIMGLLGRFNRD, from the coding sequence ATGAAGCCTTTCACGGTGAGCAAGGCCGCCACGGCCCTGATGCTGGCGGGCCTCGTGCTGCTGCCGCTGTATTCGCAGCTGTCCGGCAACATCTTCATCCTGACGCTGTTCACACGCGTCGTCATCCTGGCGCTGGCCGCGGCAAGTCTCAACCTCATGATGGGGTATGGCGGCATGATGAGCTTTGGCCATGCCGCGTATCTCGGCATCGGCGGCTACGCGGTCGGTATGCTGGCGCAGGAAGGCGTCGGCTCCGGCTTCATCCAGTTTCCGGTCGCGCTCGCGGCCTCCGCGATCTACGGGCTGGTGATCGGCGCGCTCAGCTTGCGCACCCGCGGCGTCTATTTCATCATGATCACGCTGGCGTTCGCGCAGATGGCCTATTACGTCGCCTCGGGCCTTGCGCGCTACGGCGGCGACGACGGCCTCACCATCTACAAGCGCAGTGATTTCTCCGGCTTGATCAACCTGTCGAATCGAACGCAGTTCTACTATCTCTGCCTCACCTGCCTCCTCAGTGTGATCTTCCTGATCTGGCGCATCGCCAATTCGCGCTTCGGCATCGTCGTGCAAGGGTTGCGCTCGAACGAGCAGCGCATGCAGGCGATCGGGTTTCCGGCAAAACGCTACCAGCTCGTCTGCTTCGTCATCTCCGGCATGATGTGCGGCCTCGCCGGTGCGCTGCTCGCCAACAACACCGACTTCATCAGCCCGGCTGTGATGTACTGGACCCGCTCCGGCGACCTGATGGTGATGGTGATCCTCGGCGGCATGGGCACACTGTTCGGCCCTGTCATGGGCGCGGTGGTCTATCTGCTGCTGGAAGAGTTCCTGTCGCAGATCACCGAATATTGGGCGCTGATCATGGGGCCCCTCCTGCTGCTGGTCGTGCTGTTCGGCCGCGGCGGCATCATGGGCCTGCTCGGGAGGTTCAACCGTGACTGA
- a CDS encoding branched-chain amino acid ABC transporter permease codes for MSGFAKPLKIALGLIVIAGVIVIPMNFNRYGLFILSQWAVMTIAAMGLNLTLGYAGQVSLAQGAFVGIGAYASAIMTTHGWPLPAAIVVAIVLAFAVGWVLGYPALRVQHHYLAFVTLAFSTLAFLVFRNESWLTGGIYGISNVPRPHIFGIATNKPLPFYYVCLGSLAIVSVAVWWLIRSPWGRAFMALRENPLRAQSLGIDTRRYTLMAFAIGSALGGVAGALYAPLTQYIDPVPFNLSLSLDLLMMVIVGGAGFYFGPFLGAMIAVLLPEWLRFTEGYYLMLYAIAVMGLLIWSPTGILGILDRYLAERRTKAASALRAVAKSRLETVQ; via the coding sequence ATGAGCGGCTTCGCCAAACCCCTGAAGATCGCGCTCGGCCTCATTGTCATCGCCGGCGTGATCGTCATTCCCATGAACTTCAACCGCTACGGCCTGTTCATCCTGAGCCAATGGGCGGTGATGACCATCGCCGCGATGGGCCTCAACCTCACGCTCGGCTATGCCGGCCAGGTGTCGTTGGCGCAGGGTGCCTTCGTCGGCATCGGCGCCTATGCTTCTGCGATCATGACGACACACGGCTGGCCGCTGCCGGCGGCAATCGTGGTCGCGATCGTGCTCGCCTTCGCAGTCGGCTGGGTGCTGGGCTATCCCGCGCTCCGCGTGCAGCATCACTACCTCGCCTTCGTCACCCTCGCCTTCTCCACCCTCGCCTTCCTCGTGTTCCGCAACGAGAGCTGGCTCACCGGCGGCATCTACGGAATCTCCAACGTTCCGCGTCCCCATATCTTCGGGATTGCGACCAACAAGCCGCTGCCGTTCTACTACGTCTGCCTCGGCTCGCTCGCGATCGTGTCGGTCGCGGTGTGGTGGCTGATCCGCTCGCCCTGGGGCCGCGCCTTCATGGCGTTGCGCGAAAATCCGCTGCGCGCGCAGTCGCTCGGCATCGACACCCGCCGCTACACGCTGATGGCGTTCGCGATCGGCTCGGCGCTCGGCGGCGTCGCCGGTGCGCTCTATGCGCCGCTGACGCAATATATCGACCCCGTGCCGTTCAACCTGTCGCTCTCGCTGGACCTGCTGATGATGGTGATCGTCGGCGGCGCCGGATTCTATTTCGGTCCCTTCCTTGGTGCGATGATCGCCGTGCTGCTGCCGGAGTGGCTGCGCTTCACCGAGGGCTATTATCTGATGCTCTACGCGATCGCGGTGATGGGGCTGCTGATCTGGTCGCCGACCGGCATTTTGGGAATCCTCGACCGCTACCTCGCCGAACGCCGCACCAAGGCGGCTTCCGCGCTGCGCGCCGTCGCAAAGTCCCGGCTGGAGACGGTGCAATGA
- a CDS encoding ABC transporter ATP-binding protein, which produces MSEKVVADTLLDVEGIETCYGLSQVLFGLSLSIKPGEMVSLMGRNGMGKTTTIRSIMGLTPARAGSIRFAGTEVRQLPSYRIAKLGVGLVPEGRQIFPNLTVRENLVAAAADRFGNAKPWTLAAIYVLFPRLAERAANMGNQLSGGEQQMLAIGRALMTNPKLLILDEATEGLAPLIREEIWNCLSMLKRRGQSILVVDKNVDHLARICDRHTIIERGKTVWSGTSDELMAEPDLQHKYLGI; this is translated from the coding sequence ATGTCTGAAAAAGTGGTGGCTGACACACTGCTCGACGTCGAGGGCATCGAGACCTGCTACGGCCTCAGCCAAGTGCTGTTCGGCCTGTCGCTGTCGATCAAACCGGGCGAGATGGTCTCGCTGATGGGCCGCAACGGCATGGGCAAGACCACGACCATCCGCTCGATCATGGGCCTGACGCCGGCGCGCGCAGGCAGCATCCGCTTTGCGGGTACTGAAGTCCGGCAGCTGCCATCGTATCGGATCGCCAAGCTCGGCGTCGGGCTCGTGCCAGAGGGACGCCAGATCTTCCCCAACCTCACCGTGCGCGAAAATCTGGTCGCAGCTGCCGCCGATCGCTTTGGCAATGCCAAACCCTGGACGCTGGCCGCGATCTACGTGCTGTTCCCGCGGCTTGCCGAGCGGGCCGCCAACATGGGCAACCAGCTCTCCGGCGGCGAACAGCAGATGCTCGCCATCGGCCGCGCGCTGATGACCAATCCAAAGCTGCTGATCCTGGACGAGGCGACCGAAGGTCTCGCACCGCTGATCCGCGAAGAGATCTGGAACTGCCTTTCTATGCTGAAGAGGCGGGGCCAATCGATCCTGGTGGTCGACAAGAACGTCGACCACCTCGCCCGCATCTGCGACCGCCACACCATCATCGAGCGCGGCAAGACGGTGTGGAGCGGCACCTCGGACGAGCTGATGGCCGAGCCGGATCTGCAGCATAAATATTTGGGGATTTAG
- a CDS encoding shikimate dehydrogenase, giving the protein MSSRGPAAPKKLLTGLIGAPIAHSASPAMHERAAEALGLRSHYQLIEVAGADATGLSMMLEGVRRLGFAGVNVTFPYKEAVVPLLDELAPGAAAMGAVNTVVVKDGRLIGHNTDTTGFARAVTPLLARSGNAVAVIGAGGVGKAIAFALAGLEVSDIRIFDSEPARAEKLAALLARHGGARVTASVEDALDGATGLVNGTPVGMLPSRGMPVPAALLHDKLWVADAVYSPLITPLLAAAQAKGARIMTGRELAIYQAADAFELFTSLAPSTDVMGEAFDAVMAARSAAYQAA; this is encoded by the coding sequence ATGTCTAGCCGCGGACCTGCTGCCCCCAAAAAGCTCCTGACCGGCCTGATCGGCGCGCCGATCGCCCATTCCGCCTCCCCTGCCATGCACGAGCGCGCCGCCGAGGCACTCGGCCTGCGCAGCCATTACCAGCTCATCGAAGTCGCCGGTGCCGATGCGACCGGTCTCAGCATGATGCTCGAGGGCGTGCGGCGGCTCGGCTTTGCCGGCGTCAACGTCACCTTTCCCTACAAGGAAGCCGTGGTGCCGTTGCTCGATGAGCTCGCGCCGGGCGCGGCCGCCATGGGCGCCGTCAATACCGTGGTCGTGAAGGATGGCCGGCTGATCGGCCATAACACCGACACGACCGGCTTTGCGCGCGCGGTGACACCGCTGCTGGCGCGCTCCGGAAATGCGGTGGCCGTGATCGGCGCCGGCGGCGTCGGCAAGGCGATTGCCTTTGCGCTGGCGGGTCTTGAGGTCTCCGACATCCGCATCTTCGACAGCGAACCGGCACGCGCCGAAAAACTCGCCGCTCTGCTCGCCAGGCATGGCGGCGCCAGAGTGACCGCAAGCGTCGAGGACGCGCTCGACGGCGCAACCGGCCTCGTCAACGGCACGCCGGTCGGCATGCTGCCGAGCCGGGGCATGCCGGTCCCGGCGGCGCTGCTGCACGACAAATTGTGGGTCGCTGATGCCGTCTATTCGCCATTGATCACGCCGCTCCTTGCCGCGGCGCAAGCGAAGGGCGCGCGGATCATGACCGGGCGCGAACTTGCGATCTACCAGGCGGCCGACGCCTTCGAACTGTTCACCAGCCTTGCCCCGTCGACCGACGTCATGGGAGAGGCTTTTGACGCCGTGATGGCAGCGCGCAGCGCCGCCTATCAGGCAGCTTGA
- a CDS encoding LysR family transcriptional regulator encodes MMTLRQVEVIRAVMVTGTIGGAAKLLNVSAPGISRLVKYTERSLGIRFFQRQNGRYFPTPEAENIFEQINGVYKKVDDLSEIISKIGRGGLSELRIGSVPSISQVMVPRAIERVRRRYPDLGIDINILKLEEAIDYLMLGRGECVAMSYRLEHSGLDFMPLASGELYCIVPPGHELADRKQVSAAEITRYPLIGIDPNDPYGRIMAEIFTRNRLEYNITIRARFGTTVCALVKAGLGIAIIDQFTVAHGGYPGIELLKITEPTRFDTYIAVKRGAPLSLHVEHFIESLRTEMRAVEPSRGNGKAASVRGRKK; translated from the coding sequence ATGATGACGCTGCGCCAGGTTGAAGTGATCCGTGCCGTGATGGTGACGGGCACCATTGGCGGCGCGGCGAAGCTGTTGAACGTGTCGGCGCCGGGGATCAGCCGTCTGGTCAAATACACCGAGCGCTCGCTCGGCATCCGCTTCTTCCAGCGCCAGAACGGGCGCTATTTCCCGACGCCGGAAGCCGAGAACATCTTCGAGCAGATCAACGGCGTCTACAAGAAGGTCGACGATCTCTCCGAGATCATCTCCAAGATCGGCCGCGGCGGGTTGTCGGAACTGCGCATCGGCTCGGTGCCGAGCATCTCGCAGGTGATGGTGCCGCGCGCAATCGAGCGTGTCCGCCGCCGCTACCCCGATCTCGGCATCGACATCAACATCCTCAAGCTCGAGGAGGCCATCGACTATCTCATGCTCGGCCGCGGCGAGTGCGTGGCGATGAGCTACCGGTTGGAGCATTCCGGGCTCGACTTCATGCCGCTCGCCTCCGGCGAGCTCTATTGCATCGTGCCGCCCGGCCACGAGCTTGCCGACCGCAAGCAGGTCTCGGCCGCCGAGATTACCCGCTACCCGCTGATCGGCATCGATCCCAACGACCCCTACGGCCGGATCATGGCCGAGATTTTTACGCGCAACCGGCTGGAGTATAACATCACCATTCGCGCGCGGTTCGGCACCACGGTCTGCGCGCTGGTGAAGGCCGGGCTCGGCATCGCCATCATCGACCAGTTCACGGTCGCCCATGGCGGCTATCCCGGCATCGAGCTGTTGAAGATCACCGAGCCGACCCGGTTCGACACCTACATCGCGGTCAAACGCGGCGCGCCGCTGTCGCTCCATGTCGAGCATTTCATCGAGTCCCTGCGCACCGAGATGCGCGCGGTCGAGCCGTCCCGCGGCAACGGCAAGGCCGCTTCCGTGCGCGGGCGAAAGAAATAA
- a CDS encoding branched-chain amino acid ABC transporter permease produces the protein MLLVVEQFLNGLQFGLLLFLLAAGLTLVFGIMDLVNLAHGSLYMMGAYFAATFAAWTGSFLLGALLGLGATLLLGIVLEMTALRHLYGRDHLDHVLATFGLILFFNEAVRLIWGPAGLALPLPAWLTVPVPILPGIHYPAYRLAIIVVALLVALLLYLGVMRTRIGMLIRAGASNREMIGALGINIKLLYTLVFGLGAALAGLAGLMQAPILTVQIGMGENILILAFVIIVIGGIGSIRGAFLAAIFVGMIDTLGRAFLPDLLRQVLSGAAASTAAPALSSMLIYLLMAIVLVVRPEGLFPANRR, from the coding sequence ATGCTGCTCGTCGTCGAACAGTTCCTGAACGGATTGCAGTTCGGCCTGCTGCTGTTCCTGCTCGCCGCCGGCCTGACGCTGGTGTTCGGGATCATGGATCTCGTCAACCTCGCGCACGGCTCGCTCTATATGATGGGCGCCTATTTCGCCGCGACTTTCGCGGCGTGGACCGGCAGCTTCCTGCTCGGCGCGCTGCTCGGGCTGGGCGCGACCTTGCTGCTCGGCATCGTGCTCGAGATGACCGCGCTGCGGCATCTCTATGGCCGCGATCATCTCGACCACGTGCTCGCGACCTTCGGTCTGATCCTGTTCTTCAATGAAGCCGTGCGGCTGATCTGGGGACCGGCCGGACTTGCACTGCCGCTGCCGGCCTGGCTCACCGTGCCGGTGCCGATCCTGCCCGGCATTCACTATCCCGCCTACCGGCTCGCTATCATCGTCGTCGCGCTGCTGGTGGCGCTGCTGCTCTATCTCGGTGTGATGCGCACCCGCATCGGCATGCTGATCCGCGCCGGCGCCTCCAACCGCGAAATGATCGGCGCGCTCGGCATCAACATCAAGCTGCTCTACACGCTGGTGTTCGGTCTCGGCGCCGCACTCGCCGGCCTTGCGGGCTTGATGCAGGCGCCGATCCTCACTGTGCAGATCGGCATGGGCGAGAACATCCTGATCCTCGCCTTCGTCATCATCGTGATTGGTGGCATCGGCTCGATCCGTGGCGCATTCCTCGCCGCGATCTTCGTCGGCATGATCGACACGCTCGGCCGCGCCTTCCTGCCCGATCTGCTGCGCCAGGTGCTGAGCGGCGCTGCTGCCTCTACCGCGGCGCCCGCGCTGTCCTCCATGCTGATCTACCTGCTGATGGCGATCGTGCTGGTGGTGCGGCCGGAGGGGCTGTTTCCGGCCAACCGTCGATGA
- a CDS encoding ABC transporter ATP-binding protein: MSAVLEVTNIKKSFGGITAVDGVSFDVREGEILGLIGPNGCGKSTLFNCILGQLTPSGGEVKLDGKVVTGLRPAELNKLGVSRTFQLLQVFPKLSVRENLILAGQEHQGNMASRLVGRSDAGLTETANQMIGFFKLDHLAAEPAGGLSYGQQKLLDAAMAFMGGPRLVLLDEPAGGVNPSMLTDLKERLVAINREKNATFVVIEHNMEFVMSLCSRVMVMAEGKVLAMGRPDEVRKNPAVIEAYLGH, encoded by the coding sequence ATGAGTGCGGTGCTCGAAGTCACCAACATCAAGAAGAGCTTTGGCGGCATCACCGCGGTCGACGGCGTCTCCTTCGACGTCCGCGAGGGCGAGATCCTCGGCCTGATCGGTCCGAACGGCTGCGGCAAGTCGACCTTATTCAATTGCATCCTCGGCCAGCTCACGCCATCAGGCGGTGAGGTCAAGCTCGACGGCAAAGTCGTCACCGGCCTGCGCCCCGCCGAGCTCAACAAGCTCGGCGTCAGCCGCACCTTCCAGCTCTTGCAGGTGTTTCCAAAACTCTCGGTGCGCGAGAATTTGATCCTCGCGGGCCAGGAGCATCAGGGCAACATGGCCTCGCGCCTGGTCGGCCGCTCCGATGCCGGGCTGACTGAAACCGCCAACCAGATGATCGGCTTTTTCAAGCTCGACCACCTCGCCGCCGAACCGGCTGGTGGCCTCTCCTACGGCCAGCAGAAGCTGCTCGATGCCGCCATGGCTTTCATGGGCGGCCCGCGCCTGGTGCTACTCGACGAACCAGCAGGCGGCGTCAACCCCTCGATGCTGACGGATCTCAAGGAGCGGCTGGTCGCGATCAACCGCGAGAAGAACGCCACCTTCGTCGTGATCGAGCACAATATGGAGTTCGTGATGTCGCTGTGCTCGCGCGTGATGGTGATGGCGGAAGGCAAGGTGCTGGCGATGGGGCGACCGGACGAGGTCCGTAAGAACCCGGCCGTGATCGAAGCCTATCTCGGACATTGA
- a CDS encoding branched-chain amino acid ABC transporter permease, with protein MSNLFDLLVAGLATGAIYALVAVGFTLLWQTSQTINFAQGEFVMLPAFLMLAAMHAGAPFWFAIILGILLSMTLLGLAFKMLLVDPMMRHGVLPLAIATMALAIGIKEAVKQFFSAEASSFPSIVPTGDISILGHAVSLQSIGVLVVAILAVFGLTTLLNRTSLGHQMQAAAQNPTVARIIGVPVERMILLTFLINAFLVALASLLITPIYLAKFSSGEVLGQAAFIAAIVGGFNQVRGAIAGGVLIGVLDNLAAAYVSTQYRAAVPMIFLIVVILFRPQGLLGRAEERTV; from the coding sequence ATGTCCAATCTGTTCGATCTTCTGGTCGCGGGGCTTGCCACCGGCGCGATCTATGCGCTGGTCGCGGTCGGCTTCACATTGTTGTGGCAGACCTCGCAGACGATCAATTTCGCGCAAGGCGAGTTCGTGATGCTGCCGGCGTTCCTGATGCTGGCGGCGATGCATGCCGGCGCGCCGTTCTGGTTCGCGATCATCCTCGGCATCCTACTCTCGATGACCCTGCTCGGCCTCGCCTTCAAGATGCTGCTGGTCGATCCGATGATGCGTCATGGCGTGCTGCCGCTCGCGATCGCGACCATGGCGCTCGCGATCGGCATCAAGGAGGCCGTCAAACAGTTCTTCAGCGCCGAGGCCTCATCGTTTCCGTCGATCGTGCCGACGGGTGATATCTCGATCCTTGGCCACGCGGTCTCGCTGCAAAGCATCGGCGTCCTCGTCGTCGCCATCCTTGCCGTCTTCGGCCTGACCACGCTGCTCAACCGCACCTCGCTCGGCCATCAGATGCAGGCGGCGGCGCAGAACCCGACGGTCGCGCGCATTATCGGCGTGCCGGTCGAGCGCATGATCCTGCTGACCTTCCTGATCAACGCTTTCCTGGTCGCGCTTGCTTCGCTGCTGATCACGCCGATCTATCTGGCGAAGTTCTCGAGCGGTGAAGTGCTGGGCCAGGCCGCGTTCATCGCGGCGATCGTCGGCGGCTTCAACCAGGTGCGCGGCGCGATCGCCGGCGGCGTTCTGATCGGTGTGCTCGACAATCTCGCGGCCGCCTATGTCTCGACGCAGTACCGCGCCGCCGTGCCGATGATCTTCCTGATCGTCGTCATCCTGTTCCGGCCGCAAGGACTGCTGGGCCGCGCCGAGGAGCGCACGGTATGA
- a CDS encoding ABC transporter ATP-binding protein, producing MTEPLLRVEKLVRRFGGITATDNVSLDVASGELHAIIGPNGAGKTTLISQLTGHLEPHSGSVSLGGRDITYLPAYRRCALGLARSFQITSLLFDFTAADNVALAAQAHAGHSFRFFANARKEKGLRDAARAALDRVGLLHRADVVVNRLSHGERRELELAVALASEPKLLLLDEPMAGLGVTESQRMVKLLQELRKEVSIVLVEHDMPAVFALADRISVLVYGRVIASGDPAAIRANEDVKRAYLGDQHVVTHHV from the coding sequence GTGACTGAACCGCTGCTCCGCGTCGAAAAGCTGGTGCGCCGCTTCGGCGGGATCACCGCAACGGACAACGTCTCGCTCGACGTCGCGAGCGGTGAGCTGCACGCCATCATTGGTCCGAACGGCGCCGGCAAGACCACGCTGATCAGCCAGCTCACCGGGCATCTCGAGCCGCATTCCGGCAGCGTATCGCTCGGTGGCCGCGACATCACTTATCTGCCGGCCTATCGCCGCTGCGCGCTGGGCCTTGCCCGTTCGTTCCAGATTACCTCATTGCTATTCGACTTCACCGCCGCCGACAATGTCGCGCTGGCGGCGCAGGCCCATGCCGGCCATTCCTTCCGCTTCTTCGCCAATGCCCGCAAGGAGAAAGGCCTGCGCGACGCCGCCCGTGCCGCGCTCGACCGCGTCGGCCTGTTGCACCGCGCCGACGTCGTGGTGAACAGGCTCAGCCATGGCGAGCGCCGCGAGCTCGAGCTTGCGGTGGCGCTGGCGAGCGAGCCGAAGCTTTTGCTGCTCGACGAGCCGATGGCCGGTCTCGGCGTTACCGAGTCCCAGCGCATGGTGAAGCTGCTTCAGGAGTTGCGCAAAGAGGTCTCGATCGTGCTGGTCGAGCACGACATGCCCGCGGTGTTCGCGCTCGCCGACCGCATCTCTGTGCTGGTCTATGGCCGTGTCATTGCCTCCGGCGATCCAGCCGCGATCCGCGCCAACGAGGACGTCAAGCGCGCCTATCTCGGCGACCAGCATGTGGTGACGCACCATGTCTGA
- a CDS encoding acyl-homoserine-lactone synthase, whose amino-acid sequence MIHVISAVNRHLYEDVLDQHFRVRHEIFVEERKWEALRRPDGREIDAYDNDDAIYLLALENRRVLGGYRLYPTTKPTMMSEVFPHLAAVRGCPDDPQIWEWSRFFVTRERRDGAFNLQLMAAAQEFCLDQGIERLCLVMETWWLPRFHDIGFVVTPLGLPALIEDSWTMAATIEVRQDSLDIVRDRIGMKNVVHQDGPRLDCIARANLCGRTAAQRKSA is encoded by the coding sequence ATGATTCATGTCATTTCCGCCGTCAACCGGCACCTCTACGAAGACGTCCTCGATCAGCATTTCCGGGTCCGTCACGAGATATTCGTCGAAGAGCGAAAATGGGAGGCGTTGCGCAGGCCCGACGGCCGCGAGATCGACGCCTATGACAATGACGACGCGATCTACCTGCTCGCTCTGGAGAACCGCCGCGTGCTCGGCGGCTATCGCCTGTATCCGACCACCAAGCCGACCATGATGAGCGAGGTCTTCCCCCATCTCGCCGCGGTGCGGGGCTGCCCGGACGATCCGCAGATATGGGAGTGGTCGCGCTTCTTCGTCACGCGTGAGCGCCGCGACGGCGCCTTCAATCTGCAACTGATGGCGGCGGCGCAGGAGTTCTGCCTCGACCAGGGCATCGAGCGGCTCTGCCTGGTCATGGAGACATGGTGGCTGCCGCGCTTCCACGACATCGGCTTTGTCGTCACGCCGCTGGGATTGCCGGCGCTGATCGAGGATTCCTGGACCATGGCCGCGACCATCGAGGTCCGCCAGGACTCGCTCGACATCGTTCGCGATCGTATCGGGATGAAGAACGTCGTCCATCAGGACGGACCGCGTCTCGATTGTATCGCCCGTGCCAACCTCTGCGGCCGCACCGCCGCCCAACGAAAGAGCGCCTGA
- a CDS encoding ABC transporter substrate-binding protein gives MKSTLMVGALLTAITTTGAFAQAIKLADVAELSGGGATVGTNWKNGIDLAIEEINAKGGVLGRKLEVTHADSQSNPGVARAQVQKALDAEPYVLLGPGYSGSVKVTAPLAAEAGITQIMGGEAAELTQAGNKFLFRTSFGQQSSMPKVAKYIHDDMKAKTVAVVWVNNDFGRGGRDVVIKELERLGSKVVADLSTEAGQADFAADVGKIKAANPDAVFVYLNEEESARILKELKRQGVTAPLMGETTLIGQKVIELAGDAANGARGHVGLTTDAPVDLIKGFRDRFSKKYNYVPDHNGLKGYLAVYMVKATTEKMGKVDSKAFADTLHGLTIKAADEPGILMDVTFDQNGDIDRQSFLVEVVEGKQVVKQVLPKVK, from the coding sequence ATGAAATCAACGCTAATGGTGGGCGCGCTGCTCACCGCAATCACGACGACGGGCGCCTTCGCACAGGCGATCAAGCTTGCCGACGTCGCCGAGCTCTCAGGTGGCGGCGCCACCGTCGGCACCAACTGGAAGAACGGCATTGACCTCGCAATCGAGGAGATCAATGCCAAGGGCGGCGTGCTTGGCCGCAAGTTAGAGGTCACCCACGCCGACTCGCAGTCGAACCCGGGCGTGGCGCGCGCACAAGTGCAGAAGGCGCTCGACGCCGAGCCCTATGTGTTGCTCGGGCCCGGCTATTCCGGCTCGGTCAAGGTCACCGCGCCGCTCGCGGCCGAAGCCGGCATCACGCAGATCATGGGCGGCGAAGCCGCCGAGCTGACGCAGGCCGGCAACAAGTTCCTGTTCCGCACCTCGTTCGGCCAGCAATCTTCGATGCCGAAGGTCGCAAAATACATCCACGACGACATGAAGGCGAAGACGGTCGCGGTGGTCTGGGTCAACAATGACTTCGGCCGCGGCGGGCGCGACGTCGTCATCAAGGAACTTGAGCGGCTCGGCTCCAAAGTCGTCGCCGACCTCTCAACCGAAGCGGGACAGGCCGACTTCGCCGCCGACGTCGGCAAGATCAAGGCTGCCAATCCCGACGCCGTGTTCGTCTATCTCAACGAGGAAGAGAGCGCGCGCATCCTGAAGGAGCTGAAGCGCCAGGGCGTCACCGCGCCGCTGATGGGCGAGACCACGCTGATCGGCCAGAAAGTGATTGAGCTCGCGGGTGACGCCGCCAACGGCGCGCGCGGCCATGTCGGTCTCACCACCGATGCCCCGGTCGACCTGATCAAGGGTTTCCGCGACCGCTTCTCGAAGAAGTACAATTACGTGCCCGACCATAACGGCCTGAAGGGCTACCTCGCCGTCTACATGGTGAAGGCCACCACCGAGAAGATGGGCAAGGTCGATTCCAAGGCGTTCGCCGACACGCTGCATGGCCTGACCATCAAGGCCGCGGACGAGCCGGGCATCTTGATGGACGTCACCTTCGATCAGAACGGCGATATCGACCGCCAGAGCTTCCTGGTCGAGGTCGTCGAAGGCAAGCAGGTCGTGAAGCAGGTGCTGCCGAAGGTGAAGTGA